The Streptomyces sp. 11x1 genomic sequence CGCCCTGCGGAAGATCGCCGAGCAGAAGGGGGCGTCGGTGGCCCAGATCGCGATCGCCTGGGTGCTCTCGCGCGGGGAGGACATCGTCCCGCTCGTCGGGGCCCGCCGCCGGGATCGCCTCACGGAGGCGCTGGGCGCGCTGGAGGTGACCCTGGACGCGGCCGGCCTCGCCGCGATCGAGGGCGCCGTACCGGCCGACGCGGCGGCCGGCGACCGCTACCCCGCCGCCCAGATGGCACACCTCGACAGCGAGCACTGATCCCGCCGCCGGGTACGGTTCCCACCATGGCACCGACCTCCGAGATCCTGACCGCCGAGCGCATCCTCGAAGCGACCGAGGAGGTCCTGCGCCGCCACGGGCCCGCCAAGGCCACCGTGGTCGACGTGGCCCGCGCCCTCGGCGTCAGCCACGGCAGCGTCTACCGCCACTTCCGGACGAAGGCGCTGCTGCGGGAGGCGGTGACCAAGCGCTGGCTGGACCGTACGACGGCCACCCTGACCGCCCTCGCCGCCGAGGACCGCGACCCGGAGGACCGGCTGCGCGCCTGGCTGGCCGCGCTCTTCGAGGCCAAGCGCCGCAAGGCGGGCGACGACCCGGAGCTGTTCGCCACCTACCAGGTCCTGACCGAGGAGAACGGCGAGGCCGTGGGCGCCCACATCGCCGATCTGACGGGCCAGTTGGCGCACATCGTCCGCGCAGGTGTGGACGCTTCGACGTTCGCGCCCACCGACCCGGCCCGCACCGCCCGCGCCGTCTTCCACGCCACCGCCCGCTTCCACGATCCCTCCTACGCGCCCACCTGGCGTCAGCCGGACATCGAGGCCCAGTTCGAGGCGGTCGTGGACCTGGTGGTCCGGGGGCTGCGGGCCCGCTGAGGCCGTCGCCCCGACCGGGGCGCCGTGCCCGCGCGGGCTACGCCACGCAGAACTCGTTGCCCTCCGGGTCGCGCATGACCCACCAGTGGCCCGCCGGGCCCCGGTCGAACTCCTCGACGCGGGTGGCGCCCAGGGTCTCCAGGCGGGTGGCCAGGGCCTCCAGGCCGTCGGGGCCCGCGTGCACGTCGATGTGGAGGCGGTTCTTGACCGTCTTGGGCTCGGGGACGTCCTGGAAGAGGAGGCGGCGGCCCTTGCCGATGCCGGTGAAGGGGTCGTACGGGTCGTCGGGGTGGCGCACGGCGGCGTAGCCGCGGAAGACGCGGTGGCCGTGATGCTCGGCCACCGCCGCCTCGGGGAGGTCGCCCGTCGAGAGGAGATGGGTGATCAGGGTGCTCGGGTCCTCCACCTCGTATCCGAGCGCCGCGGCCCAGAAGTCGGCCAGGGGCTGGGCGTCTCGGGTGTCGATGACCAGTTTCCAGTTCAGTGCGGTGGTCGAAGCCATGTAACCGGTTATATTGGTTACATGGGTACGACGTCCAGGGCATCGGTCGCGCAGGGGGTGTCGGGAGTGTCGGGAGATTCGGCACCGGGTGGCATCCGGCTCCGGTCCTACTCCGGGCACGTCTACCGGTTCGATCCGGGCGCCCTGTGCCTGGAGCTGCTCGTCACCGGCGGCCCCGGCGCCCTGACCCGCCACGAGGTGCTGCACACCCCCGGTGACCTGCTCGAATGGGTCGAACAGTCCCGGCTCACCCCCACGCCCCCCACCCTCCACGTGACGGCGGACGACGTGACGTACGCCCGGCGGCTGCGCGACGCGCTGACCCGTACGGTCGTCTCCCATGTCGTGGGCGGCGCCGGACTTCCCGAGCTGGGCATCGCCCCGGCGGACACCGCCGACCTGGACCTCGTCAACGAGGCCGCGGCCCGCCCCCCGCTGGCCCCGGCGATCCGTGCGGACGGCACCCGGGGCTGGGCAGCCGGCACGGCGACCGGCGCGCAGCTCCTGTCCACCGTCGCGCGCGACGCGGTCGACCTCCTCACCGGTCCGTACGCGGAACGGGTCCGGATGTGCGCCGGGGACCGCTGCTATCTCCTCTACGTCGACACCTCACGCCCCGGCCGCCGCCGCTGGTGCTCGATGGAGCACTGCGGCAACCGCCACAAGGTCCGCGCCCACCGCGTACGGCAGAAGTCCTAGCGAACGGCAGGAGCCCTAGAAAGCGGCAGAAGCCCTGGAGAACGGCAGAAGTCCCAGAGAGGGTGATCCCCATGTCCGCTCGATCCACCGGACTCACCAAGGACGCCGGTTGGCAGGTCGGTGTCTCCCGCACCCTGCCCCAATCGCCCGCCACCGTATGGGAGTTCATCAGCGGGCCGCGCGGGCTGGAGCTGTGGCTCGGGGCCGGGGCGCGGCTCACTCCCGAGCGCGGCGCCGGGTACGAGACCGACGCGGGCGCCACGGGTGAGGTGCGTGGCTACCGCCCCGGTGACCGTATCCGCGTCACCTACGGCGACACGACCGTCCAGGTCGCCGTCTCGGCGGCCGGTGGCGGCAGATCGGTGCTCGTCTTCCACCAGGAGCGCTTGGCGGGCCCGGAGGAGCGGGAACGCCAACGGGCCCACTGGCAGCACGTGATGGACCGGGTCGCCGAGGCACTCGACCAACTGGCGTGACGGCAGGGGCCCGTGGACCTACGGCGGTCACGAGTCCGAGTCCGTCGGGTCCACCGTCGCCTGGTGGGCCTCGGCGAGGTGTTCCTCGGCCTTCAGCCACGGCAGGAACTGCGCGCCCCGGCGCCAGCCGCAGGTGTCGCATCTGATCGTGCGCTGCACCCCCGAGCGTTGGACCCGCACGGTGTGTTCCCGGCCGTGCTGGTCCCAGCGGGTCACCTTGCTCGTGTTGATCTGCTGCATGACGTCTCCAGCCGTACGGTCCGCGAGGCTCGTGAGGCCCGTGAGGAGTGTGCGGCAAGACCAACATCAACAGGGGGGATCGACCGAGGAGTTGTCCCAGGCGTTACCTCGGGCCACTGGAGAAGGGTGCGACCCGGTGGGGCTTCTCGCGCAGTTCCCCGCGCCCCTGAAAAGCACGGGGCGC encodes the following:
- a CDS encoding TetR family transcriptional regulator; the protein is MAPTSEILTAERILEATEEVLRRHGPAKATVVDVARALGVSHGSVYRHFRTKALLREAVTKRWLDRTTATLTALAAEDRDPEDRLRAWLAALFEAKRRKAGDDPELFATYQVLTEENGEAVGAHIADLTGQLAHIVRAGVDASTFAPTDPARTARAVFHATARFHDPSYAPTWRQPDIEAQFEAVVDLVVRGLRAR
- a CDS encoding VOC family protein, with the translated sequence MASTTALNWKLVIDTRDAQPLADFWAAALGYEVEDPSTLITHLLSTGDLPEAAVAEHHGHRVFRGYAAVRHPDDPYDPFTGIGKGRRLLFQDVPEPKTVKNRLHIDVHAGPDGLEALATRLETLGATRVEEFDRGPAGHWWVMRDPEGNEFCVA
- a CDS encoding ABATE domain-containing protein — encoded protein: MGTTSRASVAQGVSGVSGDSAPGGIRLRSYSGHVYRFDPGALCLELLVTGGPGALTRHEVLHTPGDLLEWVEQSRLTPTPPTLHVTADDVTYARRLRDALTRTVVSHVVGGAGLPELGIAPADTADLDLVNEAAARPPLAPAIRADGTRGWAAGTATGAQLLSTVARDAVDLLTGPYAERVRMCAGDRCYLLYVDTSRPGRRRWCSMEHCGNRHKVRAHRVRQKS
- a CDS encoding SRPBCC domain-containing protein, with the translated sequence MSARSTGLTKDAGWQVGVSRTLPQSPATVWEFISGPRGLELWLGAGARLTPERGAGYETDAGATGEVRGYRPGDRIRVTYGDTTVQVAVSAAGGGRSVLVFHQERLAGPEERERQRAHWQHVMDRVAEALDQLA